In one window of Rhodanobacter sp. FDAARGOS 1247 DNA:
- a CDS encoding NADPH-dependent 2,4-dienoyl-CoA reductase, with the protein MNYPNLFAPLDLGHVTLPNRILMGSMHTGLEDKASDYDKLAAYFAERARGGVGLMVTGGISPSIEGWLKPFGGRLTMPWHKPRHRKLTDAVHAEGGHICMQILHAGRYGYHPLSVAPSRIKSPITPFTPRALSARGVERTIDDFVHCAKLARDAGYDGVEVMGSEGYLINEFIAARTNRRHDRWGGDADRRMRFPIEIVRRTREAVGRDFIIIYRLSMLDLVEGGQDWGEIATLARGIEAAGASIINTGIGWHEARIPTIVTSVPRAGFAWVTQKLKGEVAIPLVATNRINMPDVAEHILAGGEADMVSMARPLLADPAWANKARAGRSERINTCIACNQACLDHVFQNRRASCLVNPRACHETELKIEPANIRKRIAVIGAGPAGMACASTLGERGHAVTLIDQAREIGGQFNVAKQIPGKEEFHETLRYFRHRLQDVGVEVRLGQSADATTLREGGYDEVVIATGITPRQVSFPGSDDPRVLGYLDVLARHQPVGARVAIIGAGGIGFDVAEFLVEHLPSPTTDVARWTREWGVDMELRQRSGLQAPQPEPPARQVWLLQRSEGRPGARLNKTTGWVHRATLKAKQVSMLGKVGYERFDDQGLHVTVDGKAQILPVDNVVICAGQEPNRRLADELIAAGITVHVIGGADVAAELDAKRAIDQGTRLASRI; encoded by the coding sequence ATGAACTACCCCAACCTGTTTGCCCCGCTCGATCTGGGCCACGTCACCCTGCCCAACCGCATCCTGATGGGCTCGATGCACACCGGGCTGGAGGACAAGGCCAGCGATTACGACAAGCTGGCCGCGTATTTCGCCGAGCGCGCCCGCGGCGGCGTGGGGCTGATGGTCACCGGCGGCATTTCGCCCAGCATCGAAGGCTGGCTGAAACCGTTCGGCGGCCGCCTGACGATGCCCTGGCACAAGCCCCGCCATCGCAAGCTCACGGACGCCGTCCACGCCGAGGGCGGGCACATCTGCATGCAGATCCTGCACGCGGGGCGCTACGGCTATCACCCGTTGTCGGTGGCGCCATCGAGGATCAAGTCGCCGATCACCCCGTTCACGCCGCGCGCGCTGTCCGCCCGCGGCGTGGAGCGCACCATCGACGATTTCGTGCATTGCGCGAAACTCGCCCGCGACGCCGGCTACGACGGTGTCGAGGTGATGGGCTCCGAGGGCTATCTGATCAACGAATTCATCGCCGCGCGCACCAACCGGCGCCACGACCGCTGGGGTGGCGACGCCGACCGGCGCATGCGCTTTCCGATCGAGATCGTGCGCCGCACGCGCGAAGCGGTGGGCCGGGATTTCATCATCATCTATCGGCTGTCGATGCTCGACCTGGTCGAGGGCGGCCAGGACTGGGGTGAAATCGCCACGCTGGCCAGGGGCATCGAGGCGGCCGGCGCCAGCATCATCAACACCGGCATCGGCTGGCATGAGGCACGCATTCCCACCATCGTCACCAGCGTGCCGCGCGCCGGCTTCGCCTGGGTCACGCAAAAGCTGAAGGGTGAGGTAGCGATCCCGCTGGTCGCCACCAACCGGATCAACATGCCCGACGTGGCCGAACACATCCTGGCCGGCGGCGAAGCCGACATGGTGTCGATGGCGCGGCCGCTGCTGGCCGATCCGGCCTGGGCGAACAAGGCCAGGGCCGGGCGCAGTGAACGCATCAACACCTGCATCGCCTGCAACCAGGCCTGCCTCGACCACGTGTTCCAGAACCGGCGCGCCAGCTGCCTGGTCAACCCGCGCGCCTGCCACGAGACCGAACTGAAGATCGAGCCGGCGAACATCCGCAAGCGCATCGCCGTGATCGGTGCCGGTCCCGCCGGGATGGCCTGCGCCAGCACCCTGGGCGAACGGGGGCATGCGGTGACCCTGATCGACCAGGCCAGGGAAATCGGTGGCCAGTTCAACGTCGCCAAGCAGATTCCGGGCAAGGAAGAGTTCCACGAGACCTTGCGCTATTTCCGCCACCGGCTGCAGGACGTCGGGGTCGAGGTACGACTCGGCCAGTCGGCGGATGCCACGACGTTGCGCGAAGGCGGCTATGACGAGGTGGTCATCGCCACCGGCATCACGCCGCGCCAGGTGAGTTTTCCCGGCAGTGATGATCCGCGCGTGCTGGGTTATCTCGACGTGCTGGCCCGGCACCAGCCGGTCGGTGCGCGGGTGGCCATCATCGGTGCCGGCGGCATCGGTTTCGACGTGGCCGAATTCCTGGTCGAACACCTGCCCTCGCCCACCACGGACGTGGCTCGGTGGACCCGGGAATGGGGCGTGGACATGGAACTCAGGCAGCGCAGCGGCCTGCAGGCGCCGCAGCCGGAGCCGCCAGCGCGGCAAGTGTGGCTGCTCCAGCGCAGCGAGGGCCGCCCTGGCGCGCGACTCAACAAGACCACCGGCTGGGTGCATCGTGCAACGCTGAAGGCAAAGCAGGTCAGCATGCTCGGCAAGGTCGGTTATGAACGTTTCGACGACCAGGGCTTGCACGTCACGGTCGATGGCAAGGCACAGATCCTGCCCGTCGACAACGTGGTGATATGCGCCGGCCAGGAGCCCAACCGTCGACTTGCCGATGAACTCATCGCTGCCGGCATCACGGTACACGTGATCGGCGGCGCCGACGTGGCGGCGGAACTCGATGCGAAACGGGCCATCGACCAGGGCACTCGACTCGCCAGCAGGATCTAG
- the cmk gene encoding (d)CMP kinase, whose protein sequence is MSHAPAPVLTIDGPSGSGKGTISALVAERLGWRLLDSGALYRAVGYAAGMAGLDLSDVEAVTRCAQGTKIQFRAAADGGETRVIVNGHDATDELRTETAGAAASAIASMPSVREALVALQLGFRRLPGLVADGRDMGTVIFPDAQYKVFLTASAVERAKRRYKQLKEKGLSVTLAGLQREIEARDSRDASRAVAPLKPAADALLVDTTGMGIDEVVAKVFAVVQP, encoded by the coding sequence ATGAGCCATGCCCCAGCCCCCGTACTCACCATCGACGGACCGTCGGGATCGGGCAAGGGCACCATCAGCGCGCTGGTGGCCGAGCGGCTGGGCTGGCGCCTGCTGGACTCGGGGGCGCTGTATCGCGCCGTGGGTTACGCCGCAGGGATGGCCGGGCTCGACCTTTCGGACGTGGAGGCGGTGACCCGCTGCGCGCAGGGGACGAAGATCCAGTTCCGGGCTGCGGCCGATGGCGGCGAGACCCGGGTGATCGTCAACGGCCACGATGCCACCGACGAATTGCGTACCGAAACCGCCGGTGCGGCTGCTTCGGCGATCGCCTCGATGCCCTCGGTGCGTGAAGCGCTGGTGGCGCTGCAACTGGGCTTCCGCAGGCTGCCGGGCCTGGTGGCGGACGGGCGCGACATGGGCACGGTGATCTTCCCCGATGCCCAGTACAAGGTTTTCCTCACCGCGAGCGCCGTGGAACGGGCGAAAAGGCGCTATAAGCAGTTGAAGGAAAAGGGACTCAGCGTTACACTTGCTGGCCTTCAGCGCGAAATTGAGGCGCGTGACAGTCGCGATGCTTCGCGTGCCGTGGCGCCGCTCAAGCCTGCCGCTGATGCCTTGCTGGTGGATACCACCGGCATGGGCATCGACGAGGTCGTTGCGAAAGTATTTGCCGTCGTGCAGCCCTAA
- a CDS encoding acyl-CoA-binding protein, with the protein MTDLRREFEQAAADIQRLGMRPDNDTLLKLYALYKQGSEGDLKRTQPGFFDFVGTAKHEAWAQLSGVPQDEAMRRYIALVQQLLA; encoded by the coding sequence ATGACTGATCTTCGCCGCGAGTTCGAACAGGCTGCCGCAGACATCCAGCGACTGGGAATGCGCCCCGACAACGACACCTTGCTGAAGCTGTATGCCCTGTACAAGCAGGGCTCGGAAGGCGATTTGAAGCGCACCCAGCCCGGTTTCTTCGACTTTGTCGGCACGGCCAAACACGAGGCCTGGGCGCAATTGAGCGGTGTTCCGCAAGACGAGGCCATGCGCCGCTACATCGCACTGGTGCAGCAACTGCTGGCCTGA
- a CDS encoding LysR substrate-binding domain-containing protein codes for MFDLRQLRYFVAVAEELSFTRAALRLHLSQPPLSQQIRALEEDLDVRLLERNKRHVALTEPGRVFLEQARQILAKADEARSQVTAAAAGYSGQLRLAYSVSVSFHPALPQTLLRYGQIAPKVALQLSEMYTEPQFAALLAGQIDVGFVRDEPTNPQTARSLRLNVIDREPLLLALPTGHPLAGRSSLHLAEVAGDAFVSQPRQLVATLYDRLVKLATRAGFQPTIIQHAQQVNGLLALVAGGLGLALVPASMRAVRLAGVSYVPLEDADAYLLLALASRVDDTSPVLQQFLATVTEMVIAPGL; via the coding sequence ATGTTCGATCTTCGCCAGTTGCGCTATTTCGTCGCCGTCGCCGAGGAGCTGAGCTTCACCCGGGCTGCCTTGCGCCTGCACCTGTCCCAACCGCCGCTATCCCAGCAGATCCGCGCCCTCGAGGAGGATCTCGATGTGCGCCTGCTCGAGCGCAACAAGCGCCATGTGGCCCTGACCGAACCGGGCCGCGTGTTCCTCGAACAGGCTCGACAGATTCTCGCCAAGGCCGATGAGGCACGCAGCCAGGTCACCGCCGCTGCGGCCGGCTACAGCGGCCAGTTGCGACTGGCCTATAGCGTGTCTGTCTCGTTCCATCCCGCCCTGCCCCAGACCCTGCTCCGTTACGGCCAGATCGCCCCCAAGGTCGCGCTGCAGTTGAGCGAGATGTATACCGAACCGCAATTTGCCGCCCTGCTTGCCGGCCAGATCGACGTCGGCTTCGTGCGGGATGAACCGACCAATCCCCAGACGGCACGCAGCCTGCGACTGAACGTGATCGACCGTGAACCGCTCCTGCTGGCGCTCCCCACCGGACATCCGCTGGCCGGGCGCAGCAGCCTGCATCTGGCCGAAGTCGCCGGCGATGCGTTCGTCTCGCAGCCGCGCCAACTGGTCGCCACGCTCTACGATCGGCTGGTGAAACTGGCCACCCGGGCAGGTTTCCAGCCCACGATCATCCAGCACGCCCAGCAGGTCAACGGCTTGCTGGCCCTGGTTGCCGGCGGCCTGGGGCTGGCCCTGGTCCCGGCCAGCATGCGGGCCGTGCGGCTGGCAGGCGTCAGTTATGTGCCGCTGGAAGACGCCGATGCCTACCTGTTGCTGGCCCTGGCTTCCCGCGTCGACGACACCTCGCCCGTGCTGCAGCAGTTCCTGGCCACGGTCACGGAAATGGTCATTGCCCCGGGCTTGTAA
- the rpsA gene encoding 30S ribosomal protein S1, translating into MTESFAELFEQSQQAISKLKPGAIVTGIVVEIRNDVVVINAGLKSEGIVPIEQFKSEEGVLEVQVGDEVKVALEALEDGFGETKLSREKAKRSMVWDDLEQAFDKEETIKGMISGKVKGGFTVDIKDVRAFLPGSLVDVRPVREPTYLEGKELEFKIIKLDRKRNNVVVSRRAVVETEFSAEREQLLERLTEGAVVKGVVKNLTDYGAFVDLGGIDGLLHITDMAWKRVRHPSEVVNVGDELDVRVLKYDKERNRVSLGLKQLGDDPWVAIARRYPVGSRLFGKVSNVTDYGCFVEIEPGVEGLVHVSEMDWTNKNVNPAKVVQVGDETEVTVLDVDEERRRISLGIKQTRSNPWEAFAAMHKKGDKVSGQIKSITDFGVFIGLDGGIDGLVHLSDISWQMSGEDLVRNFKKGDEIEAVVLAVDPERERISLGIKQMEQDPFGQFMAANPRGTIVNGTVKEVDAKGAVIDLGEGVEGYLRANDIAKERIDDATLHLKVGDKVEAKFTGMDRKGRQLALSIRAKDEEDAPDTSVDYSSAASGTTKLGALLKEQFNKAD; encoded by the coding sequence ATGACTGAAAGTTTTGCCGAACTGTTTGAACAGAGCCAGCAGGCCATCTCCAAGCTGAAGCCCGGCGCCATCGTCACCGGCATCGTTGTGGAAATCCGCAATGACGTCGTCGTGATCAACGCTGGCCTGAAGAGCGAAGGCATCGTCCCCATCGAGCAGTTCAAGAGCGAAGAGGGCGTGCTGGAGGTGCAGGTAGGCGACGAGGTGAAGGTAGCCCTCGAAGCTTTGGAAGACGGTTTCGGCGAGACCAAGCTGTCGCGCGAGAAAGCCAAGCGCTCGATGGTGTGGGACGACCTGGAGCAGGCGTTCGACAAGGAAGAGACCATCAAGGGCATGATCTCGGGCAAGGTCAAGGGCGGTTTCACCGTCGACATCAAGGACGTTCGCGCGTTCCTGCCCGGTTCGCTGGTCGACGTGCGCCCGGTGCGCGAGCCGACCTACCTCGAGGGCAAGGAACTCGAGTTCAAGATCATCAAGCTCGACCGCAAGCGCAACAACGTGGTGGTCAGCCGCCGTGCCGTCGTCGAGACCGAGTTCTCCGCCGAGCGCGAACAGCTGCTTGAGCGCCTGACCGAGGGTGCCGTCGTCAAGGGTGTGGTGAAGAACCTCACCGACTACGGCGCGTTCGTGGACCTGGGCGGCATCGACGGCCTGCTGCACATCACCGACATGGCGTGGAAGCGCGTGCGTCATCCGTCCGAAGTGGTCAACGTCGGCGACGAGCTGGACGTGCGCGTGCTGAAGTACGACAAGGAGCGCAACCGCGTTTCGCTGGGCCTGAAGCAACTGGGCGACGACCCGTGGGTCGCCATCGCCCGCCGTTACCCGGTCGGCAGCCGCCTGTTCGGCAAGGTCTCCAACGTCACCGATTACGGCTGCTTCGTCGAGATCGAGCCGGGCGTGGAAGGCCTGGTGCACGTGTCCGAGATGGACTGGACCAACAAGAACGTCAACCCGGCCAAGGTGGTTCAGGTCGGTGACGAGACCGAAGTCACCGTGCTGGACGTGGACGAGGAGCGTCGCCGCATCTCGCTGGGCATCAAGCAGACCCGCTCGAACCCGTGGGAAGCCTTCGCAGCGATGCACAAGAAGGGCGACAAGGTGTCCGGCCAGATCAAGTCGATCACCGACTTCGGCGTGTTCATCGGCCTGGACGGCGGCATCGACGGCCTGGTGCACCTGTCCGACATCTCCTGGCAGATGTCCGGCGAAGATCTGGTCCGCAACTTCAAGAAGGGCGACGAGATCGAGGCCGTGGTGCTGGCGGTGGATCCGGAGCGCGAGCGCATCTCGCTCGGCATCAAGCAGATGGAGCAGGACCCGTTCGGCCAGTTCATGGCGGCGAATCCGCGCGGCACCATCGTCAACGGCACCGTCAAGGAAGTCGATGCGAAGGGTGCGGTGATCGATCTGGGCGAGGGCGTCGAGGGTTACCTGCGCGCCAACGACATCGCCAAGGAGCGCATCGACGATGCCACACTGCATCTGAAGGTGGGTGACAAGGTCGAGGCCAAGTTCACCGGCATGGATCGCAAGGGTCGCCAGCTGGCGCTCTCGATTCGCGCCAAGGACGAGGAAGACGCACCGGATACGTCGGTCGACTATTCGTCTGCCGCCAGCGGCACGACCAAGCTTGGTGCG